AACGGCAAGCACACTCGGATCCAAGGTGTTTGCTTGCACCACGACAACGGCCCCCTTGGTGCGGCAATCAACCGTCGTGCGATCGAGCGAAAGCTACAGATCATGAAGCAGATGGGAGGCAACTCGATACGAACCAGCCACAATCCACCTTCAAACGAACTGCTTGACCTGTGTGACGAAATGGGACTGCTGGTTCAAGTCGAAGCATTTGATGTGTGGGAAATCGCCAAAGTTCCCAATGGCTACAACAAGTTCTTTGCCGAGTGGGCCGAGCGTGACATCAAGGACATGGTTCGCCGAGATCGCAATCATCCATCGGTGTTCATGTGGAGCATCGGAAATGAAATCCTAGAACAGAACAACGCCGAGAAAGGAAATCGTGTCGCAAAAATTTTGAACGACTACGTCAAGTCGATCGACACAACTCGCCCGACCACCTGCGGATTCAACTACTATCCGGCCCCCTACAAACACGGGATGGCAGCACAGGTTGACATCGCTGGCATGAACTACAAACCGCTTGCCTATGGCGAACCGGTGGATGAGTTCCTACCGAATAATCCTGTGGTTGGTTCGGAAACCTCATCATGCACCAGCAGCCGCGGTGTCTATCATCTCCCAATCGACAAGTACCAAACTCACCCGTCCAAACAAGTGACCAGCTATGACATTATCGGCCCACCATGGGCCTATCCTCCGGACGTCGAATTTGACGCACTCGAAAAACACCCCGAAGTTCTAGGCGAATACATCTGGACCGGATTCGACTACCTCGGTGAACCGACGCCCTATGGCGGCAAAGACAACAGCACTAACGGGTACTGGAACGCCGACTGGCCGTCACGCAGTTCCTACTTTGGCGCCGTCGACCTGTGTGGCTTTCCCAAAGATCGCTTCTACCTGTACCAAAGCCAATGGACTGACGATCCGATGGTGCACTTGCTACCGCACTGGAATTGGGAGGGTGTGGTCTCTTCAGGGCGCAGTTTGACGGTTGATTGAGGTGCGTCGGTTTCGCGGCATTGCGTAACCTCGGATTGGTGTTTCAGAACAAGGGCGTCCCGCGTCACACTGATGTTGCAAAACAAAAATGGATCAAGACGGTCGAAGCGCTGAGTCGCTAACGCAAAAGCCGAACGACAAACTTGCAATCGAGCGTTGCTGCAATCGCTAGTGCGAGCGAACAAGCCAAACACCTGAGCGGTCAGTCCGATAACGACTGCGGTAACCGGGCCGCCGCCATGAAACTTTGATTTCAAAACACGCGTCATCGGCGGCTCCGGTTCACCGCTTGGTTCTGCCACTACCTCGACGTCCGCTGGTAGTCCGCAACAACTCCATTAGTGTGCGATGCGATGCAATCCGCGAGTCTAGTCATAAGTTGCTGGCAGTTTTTCTTACGCGACTGATTGTATATTATGTACCTTGTCTTGGCGGCCTTGACTGACGAAAGGTGAGCCTTGGGAACTGAGCCGTCTATCTTGGGTTGGTCCTTGGGTTTGGCCCGGACCGTTTTTTCATAGTCGAAGCGAGACGTGTACAATTCGCACCATGGCAGCTTCACGCCGTTCAGCATTTCAGCAATCGGCAGTCTGTCACCAATCTCAACAAGGCTGTCGAATTCGGCCATGGATTCTCCAGCATCATCGAAGGCTCCTACGACCAACATCGCACCTCCGTTGATAGTGGAAAGCGATTTCTTCTGTATTTCATCGGCGTTACTGGGTATGTAGCCGCCCAGCGCCATAAATCGAAGTTGAATCCCTGCAGCCCATGCGAGATCCGCCAGCTTGCGTCCGTTAAGCGAAGAACTCGACGTGTAAACGGCGACAGCAGTTTTCATGCGACTCATCCTCTGCGACCGTTATGGCAGAACGGTACGCATCACCGGGCGGCGGCGATTAACGTGCAAGCAGACGCGAAAATTGACCACCGCCGCTCCGGTGCATGCGATGGTTACCCTTCCGAACGCGTCCGAGCACTCAGTAACCCGATCATTCTTCGTTCGGTCCAATCGAGTGTAACGGCAAGGCACATTGTGCAAAACCCAGCCCCCAACTGGTAGACCGGAGCAAACACGAGATTGAGACCACCCTGTGCGTCTTTGTTGACGTAGCCAAATGCATCGACACCGAGATACCAGAAACCAGCGAGGGTCAGAGCAATCAAAGTTACGCCGGACCAAGTCGTAAGAGATCGGCATGCGAGCCATAGCATCAAGTATGGAGCGGAGATCAGGCCAAGAATAACGAGGGCAAATGCGGAAGCGCCACTAGAAAGCGACAGGCCCCAGCAAACGAAGACTGCGGCAGATGCAAGTGACACGACGCCCAAGGCACGGCCTGTGTGCAGAACCAGTTTTGAAGCGTGTCGCGCCGTCTCAACGACGTCCCGCGTTGCTGTCTTTGGTGGAGCGTAGGGGTGATGATTCGTTGTCAAGTGGCAGCCATTTCAGGTCGGCATCAGTCGGATAACGGTAGCCGTCACCGGGGACGGCGAGTTCGTTTTCCATTTGTAAACGCGCGACGCCGTCCTCCGGTGCACGGCATGGTTACCCGACAACACGCCGGAAATCGTGACCATCGGACAACGCATTGGTGATCGCTCGCGCGATCTTGCCACCGCCACTTGCCGATGGTTCAATCGGCGAAACCGACGAGTAGTCCGAAGTTTCGTTGCATATTGTACGCAAGTCAATCAGCGTTGTGCCAAGCTCGAAAGCGGTTCGTGTGATCGTGTCGTTGAAAACGCAGAGTCCAGCAGTTTCCGAAGAATCGAGTCCAGGTACGGAATCGTAGACAGTACAGGTAGCGAGGGGAAGTCTCAGTTCGCGTAATTCGCAAACCAGTCGCCTGTATTCCGTTGTAAATTCCGTTAGCAGTTCAGCGATACGTTGCAATGACGACCGTATATCAGCGGTCTCCTGTGAGAAGATGTTGCCGGCCATCCAGAGTGCGTCATTGCCACCGACGCTAAGAATCAAGTGCGTTGCATCGTCAGGAATTCGGTCCAGTTGTCGAAACACCGAGGAGACCGTAGCGCCGTCCAACGCGACCATCGTTGCGCGGTCACCGTCCGGCAGGACCCGACGGACATGTTCGATTACGGACGGGCCACCCGGCACATAGAGTGCATTGTCGAAGATGGAATCGCCGAGTAGTACGATGTGACGTGTCAATCAAACCTCATTCGGGTAACGACCGCCATCAGCGGGCACGGCGGTTGGAGTTTCCATTTGTAAAAATCCGATGCCGTGCTCCGTTGCATGGCATGGTTCGTCGCTCTTTTCGGCGGTTGATCGACCACATGCAATCGATCGACTTGGTCATGTGACCTACTGCGCCGTCAACGCTCTGCGGCAGATTCGATTTGCTCGAGGATCTTTCGGACCCTCTCACCGTCTTCTTTGCTTGCATGAGTATGAAGTACGTCACCCTCGTCAATGTGTTCAATTCTTGCCGGTTTTCCGGAATCCTTGAAAGCTTCTCGAATTGCCTGTTCCAGATGTCGACGGTTCCATGTTCTGTGAGACACCCAACCGGCACAGTATGAGGCAGTCACCATCGCGATCACGAGAAGAAAACGAAGGCTGAATTGTAACCACGGTCGACGTGTTCGAGATCCGGTTGGTCCTGCCATTGCGTTCCTCGTTGTTCAGATGTC
The sequence above is a segment of the Rubripirellula tenax genome. Coding sequences within it:
- a CDS encoding SGNH/GDSL hydrolase family protein — protein: MTRHIVLLGDSIFDNALYVPGGPSVIEHVRRVLPDGDRATMVALDGATVSSVFRQLDRIPDDATHLILSVGGNDALWMAGNIFSQETADIRSSLQRIAELLTEFTTEYRRLVCELRELRLPLATCTVYDSVPGLDSSETAGLCVFNDTITRTAFELGTTLIDLRTICNETSDYSSVSPIEPSASGGGKIARAITNALSDGHDFRRVVG
- a CDS encoding glycoside hydrolase family 2 TIM barrel-domain containing protein, translating into MKSQIHPFRTIALASVVAIGMFAGGSVRGDAAKSMTESVGEKTSFNADWTFHNGEAEGAEAVDFDDSAWRSLNLPHDWAIEGPFDVKYNARCGGLPFHGTGWYRKTFQVPADAKGKVAAITFDGAMYNAHVWVNGTFVGNRPFGYIEFQYDISKHLRYGEENVISVRLKPEDLSSRWYPGAGLYRNVWLEYKNPLHLAHWGTFITTPNVQDDRATVAVETLIQGRGDDARVMYEVFDHSGEIVVAMGATLSADQAAAKGELKVANPHLWQLDDPYLYTLRTTVRSDGQVVDRDDTRFGIRTLKFTKKEGFFLNGKHTRIQGVCLHHDNGPLGAAINRRAIERKLQIMKQMGGNSIRTSHNPPSNELLDLCDEMGLLVQVEAFDVWEIAKVPNGYNKFFAEWAERDIKDMVRRDRNHPSVFMWSIGNEILEQNNAEKGNRVAKILNDYVKSIDTTRPTTCGFNYYPAPYKHGMAAQVDIAGMNYKPLAYGEPVDEFLPNNPVVGSETSSCTSSRGVYHLPIDKYQTHPSKQVTSYDIIGPPWAYPPDVEFDALEKHPEVLGEYIWTGFDYLGEPTPYGGKDNSTNGYWNADWPSRSSYFGAVDLCGFPKDRFYLYQSQWTDDPMVHLLPHWNWEGVVSSGRSLTVD